In one Hemitrygon akajei chromosome 3, sHemAka1.3, whole genome shotgun sequence genomic region, the following are encoded:
- the lrrc57 gene encoding leucine-rich repeat-containing protein 57 isoform X1, producing the protein MGNSALKAHLETAQKTGVFQLTGKGLNEFPVDLQRLAGNLRTMDLSGNKIENLPSVIGQFAALKSLTLNNNKLAVLPEDLGKLRKLESLHLCANSLKHLPSSFGQLAALKTLSLSGNRLREFPLQLCQLRHLDVVDLSKNQIQRLPDDLEQLQAIELNVNQNQISQISPRISHCPRLKVLRMEENCLEISMIPISILADSQICLLALEGNLFEIRKLRDLEGYDQYMERFTATKKKFT; encoded by the exons ATGGGGAACAGTGCTCTGAAAGCTCACCTGGAGACCGCACAGAAGACGGGTGTGTTCCAGCTTACAGGGAAAGGCCTGAATGAG TTCCCTGTGGACCTACAGAGACTCGCAGGAAATTTGAGAACGATGGATCTTTCGGGAAACAAGATTGAGAACTTGCCTTCTGTTATTGGGCAGTTCGCAGCACTGAAGAGTCTGACTCTCAATAACAACAAACTGG CTGTTCTTCCTGAGGATTTGGGCAAGCTGAGGAAACTGGAGAGTCTTCACCTCTGTGCTAACTCATTGAAGCATCTCCCTTCCAGTTTTGGGCAGCTGGCAGCCCTGAAGACCCTGAGTCTCTCTGGGAACCGGCTGCGGGAGTTTCCCCTCCAACTATGTCAACTACGACACCTAGATGTGGTGGACCTGTCCAAGAACCAAATCCAGCGTCTTCCGGATGACCTGGAGCAGCTGCAAGCTATTGAACTTAACGTCAACCAGAACCAG ATCTCTCAGATTTCACCACGCATCTCCCATTGTCCACGGCTGAAGGTGCTGCGGATGGAAGAAAACTGTTTAGAAATCTCCATGATTCCCATCAGCATTCTGGCTGATTCCCAGATATGTCTGTTGGCTCTGGAAGGCAATCTCTTTGAAATAAGGAAGCTGCGAGACCTGGAGGGATATGATCAG TACATGGAGCGCTTTACAGCAACAAAGAAGAAATTTACCTAA
- the lrrc57 gene encoding leucine-rich repeat-containing protein 57 isoform X2, which yields MDLSGNKIENLPSVIGQFAALKSLTLNNNKLAVLPEDLGKLRKLESLHLCANSLKHLPSSFGQLAALKTLSLSGNRLREFPLQLCQLRHLDVVDLSKNQIQRLPDDLEQLQAIELNVNQNQISQISPRISHCPRLKVLRMEENCLEISMIPISILADSQICLLALEGNLFEIRKLRDLEGYDQYMERFTATKKKFT from the exons ATGGATCTTTCGGGAAACAAGATTGAGAACTTGCCTTCTGTTATTGGGCAGTTCGCAGCACTGAAGAGTCTGACTCTCAATAACAACAAACTGG CTGTTCTTCCTGAGGATTTGGGCAAGCTGAGGAAACTGGAGAGTCTTCACCTCTGTGCTAACTCATTGAAGCATCTCCCTTCCAGTTTTGGGCAGCTGGCAGCCCTGAAGACCCTGAGTCTCTCTGGGAACCGGCTGCGGGAGTTTCCCCTCCAACTATGTCAACTACGACACCTAGATGTGGTGGACCTGTCCAAGAACCAAATCCAGCGTCTTCCGGATGACCTGGAGCAGCTGCAAGCTATTGAACTTAACGTCAACCAGAACCAG ATCTCTCAGATTTCACCACGCATCTCCCATTGTCCACGGCTGAAGGTGCTGCGGATGGAAGAAAACTGTTTAGAAATCTCCATGATTCCCATCAGCATTCTGGCTGATTCCCAGATATGTCTGTTGGCTCTGGAAGGCAATCTCTTTGAAATAAGGAAGCTGCGAGACCTGGAGGGATATGATCAG TACATGGAGCGCTTTACAGCAACAAAGAAGAAATTTACCTAA